A window of Aptenodytes patagonicus chromosome 1, bAptPat1.pri.cur, whole genome shotgun sequence genomic DNA:
CATGCACAAAAACACAGATACAAAGGCAAAATTAGAACAAGCATCATATATCGTTGCTATTACAAATCCCAGCAGCTAGCACTGTTCAAGATGAAATAAACTTACTAGAAACATCGGGATGGACACTTAAGATGTATGGTCCATCGCACAGAGACAACTGTGACATTAAAACTCCCTTCCAAGAGGTCAGTGAGTTACCCTGCTTTGCTGTCAGTGCAAGTAAAGAGAACATGGCACCTACCTGCCTACTCCAGCCCCAAATCAACTGTGTTATCTACAGGGCTATTAAAAGCACATGAAGTCTGCAAGAGGCGAAGAGGACCTCCCCAAAGTTTCATGGTCCAGCGCAAGCTGCCAGCAATTCCCATATTCAGGGTCCAGCTtccccagcacccccctccccgcccagTACCTTCTCATACTGAAAGAaacctttcctccctttccttttcactTCTTACAAATTTACTTGCATCATGCTATTTTAGCTTGAGGTGGTGGAAAGGACAGGACAGGCTCCTGCCCTTTCCCATGTCCACAGGGGACTGCCTTGGCATACAGCTACCCTTATTACAGGAGAGATGGCCCTGCTAGCAGGGGCACAGAATTGTTTCCTGTGTGAGTATTTCTGGCCCCTGGTACTGATTTGAGGCTCCTTTGCAGTCTGCTGAATGCAACACATCACAACTTGCTTTGAGACAAGAATGCCCTGTGTAAATATTAGGGGCTGTAAAATGCGTGAAAAAATAGCGTATCAACAAATCTGGCTAAAACTGCCCAATCAGCCCATGCAATGGTTATTTGTACACCGAAGAGGACTGGTTTATGTAGAAGACCAAAATATTCCAGAACCACTCTTTACCTCCTTGGTACTCTGCTCCCCACCCAGATATCCAGCACTGCTGATTAGGCTGGAACATCATTCCTGGATTAGGCAGACAAACCGGCCGTATGGTATCTACAAAACAAACACAGTAACATCTGTAATCCCAGATGTCCAGACATAAttcaaaataaatgcatatgaaaTATCTCAGCATGACCACCACTTAAATACATACACACCATGCATTTTCTCTGTACTTTACCTTCCTTGCAGATAAGCAATACTGTGCGAtgcaggagcagcagaaagcttACCAGCTGCCCTTTCCCAGATGGCTACCTAATCTTCACCTCAAAGTGAGGAACAAGCACAGTTAATGGTTCTAGCTCAATTCATCAGGCTAACTAGAACAATTAACACCAGCTCTTCTGATCAATAGaggacaaagaggaagaaaaacttctGACAGCTACCTCTCTGCATCCTCTTTGCGAAACCCTGCTGAAAATAATCACAACGCAAGCAGGATTCAATGCCTATATACAAGAAGCATGAAACAAAAACCTGGTAAACAGACAACCtccctgctctcagcagcagaggagcccTCCAGATTACTTTTAGTAGCTTTAGAGTGATGCACTGAAATATAAAGGACCTGTACACAAAAAGCACTTCAAGTTTAAATAATGGTTTGTCCTCTATTTTTTACTGCTTGCTTACAAACAACCTACATCTACTTTTAAGGAACTTCTTGTAACgcttggttttggggttggttttccCAATAGTTATTTCATGTAACTTGGTTTAGGGTTTAATCAGCTGCTCCACCACTACATCCTGAGTCTGCACATATAGGAGTGGCAATACTTAAGCACCATACAGCATTCTGGGGTAAAAGAGATAAGATTATTGAGATGATCCCAAACTCCCTTACCACGTAATCCTACTTAGAAAATCAGAGGGTGTGCCCCCTGCCTCCACCTCCACCCTGTCTCTGTCCCTAAGGAGTCTCTACCCACACTTTGTGTTCTTCCCGCAAGTATCTACCAGGATTTCTTGATGAACTCCAGAAGTTTTAAAAGATGTGCTCATTGCCATTAGATTTTTGCCTTAAGAAGAGCAGAATAGAATACATACCAGTAAAACTCAGCGGTGTCTCTAACTTCATAAGAGCAACGTCATTGTCTTTAGAATCTGTATCATAATCCGGATGGGAAATTATCTGTTGCACTCTGTATCCATTTCTTAAGAGCATCTCATTCTGATTCAGAATCCCAGCGTAAACCCTCCAACTGTACGGGTCAGAAAATCgtctacagaaaaaagaaaggttagAAGGTTTGCTTCTCTGGCAACGACTCACAGATTATGACCTTCAAAAAATTGTCTTCAGAAACAGTAGTCAAATGCATGTGCGACCAAGAATGCACATGCATTTGACTACCATTTCTGAAGAACAAGGTAAACAAATTGCAAGACATCTAACTTTGGGAAAGCTTGACTCTAATCTCATAAATATaccaaaaaaatctttgaaatggGTTAAGTATCACTGTCTATCCCCTTAGTCACTCAGCACAGTAAATTATAGTCTGAGACTGCAACACTGAAGTCTATTGATTTCCATGGCTGAGGGATCAAGCAGTTATTTCTGAGGTCTCACATGTCAGTGGTATCACTCGCATGTACTACCCAAAGCACGCAAGGGCAGCAGAAGCCAGAATTAGTAAAAACATGATCTAGTGAAGGAATTTCACTATCTTGAAAATgccaagtggggttttttttgtttgtttttgggttttggtggggttttttaaatgttaagcaTTCTCGCTAGATGTAATTTAAGTAGTCTCTTGTGCTCCAGCACAGTTTACAAATGCCCAATGGAAAAAACTTTCTGCAAGTGTTAAAACTCCCTCCATGAGAACTGCCAAGGCAGTAGTGCTTGCAAGTCATGCCCCCTCCAAAAATAAAAGTCAAGACTGAAAACCAGTTTTGTGCCAGCTACAGCTTGGTTGCCATTCCTAAAGCTTTTGCATACTACAGAGCTCAAATCAGGAAAACAAAGGAGGGATAAGGtcatcacaaaaaaataaatacattccttTCTCAAGGTTAAGgacaaagttatttttccttgGCGTAGCCTCAAACCATGATTCAGCCAACCAGCcgttaaaatgtttttgcttagTGGGTTTTCCCTCCAACAGAAGCGACCACCTTTTAAACATATTCTGCCACTATACACAAGGTACCACAGCACCCTCAACTCTCCTTTATAGGTTAAAAATGTACAAAGCAccagttatttttcttgttgatgCCTACGTAAAGAGCTGCTTGGATAGGTATAAATCTACATTTAATACTGACTTCGGCTTTACTACCCTGTGGCATGAAGATATGAGGAAATAAATGGCACAGGCATCTTTAAATTGATCATATCTACAGTTGTGCGATATTTGagagtttgggatttttatttgagagtttcagatttttttttttcttttttcccttttctttgtttttcctcacaGAGTAATTCAAcatcttcatgaaaacattgtaCTTTCTGGCATTAAGTTTGGTGCCTTGAGTTTACCTCTTAAGTTGGGTGGGTAGCTATGCCCAACACCACTGCCCAATTTAAGTTCCACCTTTAACAAGTGAAATAagattttcttcctgaagaaagcAGACAGATGATCTGCAGCCAGCCTCCTCCAGAACAAATTTTCCCTTAATACTTGAAAACCATACTGCTACACAGATAAAATACTGTACCTAGCAAGTGCCTtcaaggcagggaggaggggaggaatggtatttaattcagttttaaagcagaaagttGGGATACTTAAGTAAATTTATGCCTTTCAGCCTGAAGCAAGAAAAATCGCCGTTCGAGAGATGAACGAACGAGCCGGTCACTCCGGCGCCCATGCAGGCATGGCAGTCTACAGGCTTAGAAACTCACCCTTCCACGCAGTGTGCCGCCGTCACTATCCACTGGCGGGTGATGATGGAGCCCCCACAGACGTGGGTGCCCTGCACGTGGAGGCTGACCTGCCACGGCCACTGCCCCAGCGCTGCCCCGCTGCCACCCACGATTCTGTTCATAATGTTCACGCTTTTAGTGGACAGGCCGCAGTCTAAGGAGTCAGTTACACACACACAGGCATTAGTTAAAGAGCGAGCTGGTCTGGAAGATGGCTTCTGCAGCTCAGGCTTCGCTAGCAGAGGGGAGCACAGACCATTTCCGACCTCTGCACTGCTGGCGTTCGATACGCCGCAGCTTGGGCCCCTGCCCTGGACACCAAGATCCCGAGTCTCCCATAGCCTAGACCCCGTTTCACATTGCAAACGTCAAGCTGAGTATTTGGTAGCTGCTGCCCTCGGTTCACCACAAACCATAAACCAGTGGTTCATTACACCTTTGAGTGTGGTATTCAAGCATCTCTGGCaagccacacagacacacaccttTGTGTTGTGCAACAAAACAGACAACAGCCAGGAGTCACCTCATGACAGCCATCACTGCCAGGAATGCACTGCCCACCCGATGGCCGCGTGTTGGAGAGCAGATGCGCCACAGACAGCCCACCACAGCTGCTGGGCAAGGGCTACAGAGCTTCACCACAGGCAAGTCATTTAAAGGAACCGGTGGCAGCAAAGACAAAAGCAACTGGGGATCCAACATCCTCCTTgtctcctctcccaccctgctcctTAAACTGCACCATTTGAAACTTGGGAACCAGAGTTAAATCATCGTCCGCTCAAAAGATGGTAATTATTTATGCAGATTCAAAAGGATTTCCCAGCCAGAGCATTTCAAAGCATGAACAAGCAGAAGTTTGAGAAACACGGTCACTTACCTATGCAGCGCAAAGAAACCACATTTCCTGATGCACAGGAATCActgcaatagaaataaaaaaaacaaacaggattttAGGCACACAGTGAAGCAAACGGTGAGCAAAGTTCACCCTCCAGCTGCTTCCTACCCTTTCCAGCTACATGCCCTGCCTTCACCCTCATCTTCCTGCTGAGGGTTGCCTCCTTTCTTCACTCTCTCCATCTACCCTACCAGCAACCATCTGGCCTCCACCATTTCTTGCATTCGCCAAAACTGTCATGTGGAAGACTGCAGTCACCAGTACAAAAGGTTTGTAAGCCTATTGAGGAGCAAGATGAAGAACAGCATGAGAAAAAGTTGAGCTGATTTATGAAGTAGTTGTAGAAGAACCTAAACAAGGGAGCCACGGGAACTTTGCAGGCATGGCAGTCTACAGGTTTAGAAACTAGACATTTCAGAGTTGTTTAATGAGAATAAAAGTGATATTTTCCACAGTGAAAGATCCATTTTGCATGCTGTGTGTTcatgtgactgaaaaaaaaagctgctgtgaaTGTCTTACAGCTGGTAGCTATTGTCACCGTACAGAAACTCCTGTTGATGGTCAAAGAGCCTTAGAAAAGTATCTTTGACATGGCAATCTTCTAGACAACATGGAGGGAACAGGATGGGacatctttgcttttaaaagaggagaggaaggatggaaaaatgacagctgtgtttttaaatagaaggGAGAGCAGTTGCTGCAATCAGATTAAAAACAAAGTCTCTTTCCCTCTAACAATCCCcattgaaaaatgtgtttgcattATGCTATGGGCAGAAGCTACATCTCTTACAGCAGCTAAAAAGACCGCTgataaaaggaaagaattttgTATTAAACAAAGATACCTGCTATACAGCTTTTTGTACAAGTCTACATTCCCAGCACTTGTGTTCAGCTTCATGTAGCTTTTAAAGCTGACTTCAGTTGCTACTCCTCGACTGTAGTAATAGGtatctctgcaaaacagaaagtcTATTATGAAACCCAGTAGTTTCAGTTTTCAAACAAGCAATAAACTGTGCAAGCTAGAGCTTCTGACGTGAACACCactaaaaatatgatttttttttttaattaaatgccagTGTTGTAGTACAGTGCCAAAGACTCAGGTTCTTTAAACATTTGTCAAGTTCTGTTTCCCATCAAACAGTTACTagattaaaatagtatttttatctAATATGCATACACGGTAGGAATCTTCAGCCTCATGAAACAGGGCAAGATGAAGAGATGCCTTTGCTGGTACATTTACACAGCATAGCAGAGTTCAGGTCCAGTAAGTCGTGACAGCCACGTTTCTGTGGGACGACACGGGTAGCACGTGCTGCTGTTCTGCCAGGCTTTCTAGCTGAGGACCAGCTCTGTGTAGTTGCTGCTGGGCTGTCTTACTGGACTTGAAACTACTGGGGTCATTGCCGGTTCAGAGGCCTTAATTCAGAGCACCACGACGCAGCGTGGGCACAGACAAGTTCTGCCTGCCTGGGCAATAAATTCACTCCATTACTCCACACATATCAGAAGACAGCATTTGCCAACTGTATCAGAGAGAGGCAACATCAAGTATTTCAACCGCAGAAGAATTTAGGCTACGGCGTTACATGGGGAGAACGTGGGCAGCAATATGGGCCACGAATGTTTATGGCAATCTTCCACGTGAGCTGGTGTTACTTGTGTCCTCAGAAGACCAAGGCTTTCCAGTAATACTGGTGATGACAGGTTAAGTCAGACTGGATGTTATTGAGCAATTATAATGATCTGCTACTAACTGAAGTGAGCTCTGGAGTGAATGTATTAGATACAAGTGACCCCACTGAGTAACCACTGCATGCGTGCCAGACCCCGTTACTTGGAGCAACGTTTCATTTTGATTCTGTAACAGCTACCATCGTTAAAATCAGACCCACCTGGGTTCACAAGAACTAGATCACCAACTGCTTTTTGTTTCAGATACACATTCTTAAAAACGGCAAGATGGAAATTTTAACCTTTCTGTGTATGTGCAAACACTGACGAAGGTTAGACTTACACACTGTAGCCCATGTCTTTACATGCAATCTTCCCATAATCGTCATTCCAGTCATCTTGACAAACAGGATACCAGGATTTGCTGACAGGTGAATAAACTTCCAGGATAAAGTTTGGTCCAAAAAGTCTAACtgccagaaacagaagaaaggggaaaaaaaaaaaagaaaccaagaacaCCACATGCTATATTACTGCTCTTTCTCTACTTAAAAGTATTGGTACCCATAATATTTGCTTGTATGTATGAATTGGTGTTAATTTAATGCTGCCTTCTACTCAAATTCTGAGTAAATATCAAGTAGATAGAAATATCGCAATGACTTAATTCTTTTGTGTAAGGCAATTTAAGAACTACCAGTTTAAAAATGCAAGTGTACAATATAGTGTTcatcttttcatttcagcttttatgCTCAAAATTCTCTTTCACTTTCTCCCACTGTGAAAGATTGCAATAGCCAGTCTTTTCTTATCTTTCGTCTACACAATCATACATTTCTTAATATATTGTATATTGTGTATAAACAACATACAATCTATTCTACTACATTTATATGTTATATCTTAATACACCGAATTTCTTCAGACAAGTGCTTGTAGAGCAAGAATGTAACAAGGAGCAATTAGTTCTGACATTACATGCCccattatgtatttatttgcacaagaatttaatataaaatagttTAAGCAAAAGAACAGATTGAACAAGCTTCTCCAAAAACCCATTATTCAACCAAATGGAGAGGAACAGCTTTAGAGCATATGCCAGTAAATGCTAACCCTGCATGAGGCATGTGCAGAATAAAAGTTCCCAGAGAGATAGTAAGAGCACAGCCAGAATTTTCCAGAGTGGCACTGGCACAGCACAGGTGTTAGAAACAAGATGCCACACCTTTGGAACGGACGTTTCCACCTTCAGCTCTGCACTAAAGCTTCCCTTGGCATCTTTTCAGTTGGAAGCACTGACCAGACCAGGCTTTCGTACACAAAGGAGTTATGAAGTAGTTGAAGCGTTATTGGGAGAACAAGGAATGCAAAATATGTGGAAAAAGACGAGCCTGACTGAAGACCACCAGATTTGCATTGTCACTTGAAGTTCTACTAAGAAGTCAGCGATGACTATTCATTCCAGAGACAATGTTACATTGTTTTGCACAAACCCCATTCAAATTAAAaggtaatatattaaaaattgatTCAAAGTTAAGCCACCTCAAACCCCTGAGTCAgtcattttgtttcagcttttcaaTCGGACTGGAAACAAACTGAATATCTAGACACAGGTTTCAAAGTGCTCAAACATCCTAaaccactgttgtggtttaacctggcaggcagctgaacaccacacagccgttcactcaccccccctccccacagtgggatgggggagagaatcggagagagaaaaaaaaaaaaaaaaatttcatgggttgagataaagacactttaataggacagaaaaggaaggcaaaataataaaaataataatgataaaagaatatacaaagcaagtgatgcacaatgcaattgctcaccacccgccaactgatgcccagccagttcccgagcagcagtcaccgccccctggccaactccccccagtttatgtactgagcatgacgtcacatggtatggaatgtcccaggggctgtcctggctgtgccccctcccggcttctcacTGACAGGGCacgaggagctgaaaagtccttggctagtgtaagcactgctcagcaacaactaaaacatgggtgtgttatcaacattgttctcctcctaaatccaaaacacagcgctgtaccagctactaggaagaaaattaactctatcccagccgaaatcaggacaagCATTTTAGAGATACAACTTAGGCTAAAATGGCCCTATTGTAACTTAGGCAAGATTTGGACAAGGCAATTTGCTCAAAACCTCTTGCAGTTGGCTGAAGGTCCCCCCCCCTTGACTGCCGGCACTCACCACACCGGGTTTCATCCTCCCCGTCAGGGCAGTGGCTCACTCCATCACACCACTGCGAGAGCGGCATGCACACTCCTGAAGATCCACACTCTATTAAGGAGTCGAGACAACGATTCTCTACTGCGGGGAGAGAGCAACACAGCCGTTAGGCTGAATATCAGCTTAGCCTCAGGTGACTACTGCCAACTCTCATCTTAAGGACTGTTCCACTTTGATAGAGCAAAACATCAGAAAGAGCTCAAACTCAGAGATGGGAGGAGACCTAGCCTGACACAACAGAAGATGTATTGCTCTGTCCTTTACATAGCTTGTGAGATTACATCACTGATGCAACTGACTGGATTTTGTCCCCTGCCCCCCCTGAATAAGCAAGCACCATTAAGTTGTCTGAAAGGAGTCAGTTTTACACTGACAAAGCATAACACTTAtaaacagaaaaggaggaagaaagcgATTACTCCAACTGCATCCTTTTGCTTTCGCTGCCATTTAAAACAAGATTACATTCACCCTGTATAAATCaaagtgagtaaaaaaaaaaccaaaccctaagaACACAAAGTGTCATCCTAATAGTTTTAAATGAActcccttctctcttcctttcttttcttgcacaGAACAGAAAGGAGAGGCTCCTAAAAACATAGCAAATTGTTTTTTAGTTTCCTTTGAAAAGTGGCCTTCATTGAAAGGGAAATTAAGATAGCACAGGACAAACTTCACCTAAGCCGAACAGAATTGCTCTAGCCCAGCTTCAGAGCTCGGTCACCCCAGTTGGGGACGACTTCCAAGGCAAACGTATCATCTGTGGTATGGCTTACAGTGGTGAGACAGGCTGGGCTCACACATTAACACACTTTCAAAGCAAAAGCCTCACAGAAACAAATAAACGGACGTGAATTACTTCTGCTCCAAGAGAGATCccattttactaaaataaaacatatcttGACCATTTACACTCTCGCAGTTAAGGTATACAAATTTACTTCAATCTTCTTCCTTCACTTGAAATTAAGCGAAGTTCAAATTTGGAACAGAGTTCCATTTCAGAGAGGATGCTCAGCAGTGACTTCCCTAATGAAATGCACTGCAGAATGTGTTGGCCATGCAAAGTCACCTGCCAGCTATCCCCCAGTGCAAAGACCCTTGTAAGAGGTCAAACTGCTCTTCACTAACAGCTACGGTGCTGTACAGTTGTACTGCACCAGCTTTTGCCAAATAGATTGGAGCTTTCCAGAGAGGCCACCTGAATAAGCCGCTCCAGAAGAGTCAAAAAGCTGATGACATCACTTAATGCCAAAAACACTTACTTgatgaagggaaaggaaagtgaCAGCAgcattgttcattaaaaaaaaccaaaccagaacaaaacaaaaaaccaaacccacacaaACAAAACGGAGCCATTAGAAAGCAATATTAGTTCGTCTCTCAGGAGATAGGTAACAAAGACTTTCCTGTCCTTAATTCagcataaaatggaaaataagaatgtatatttttaattttaaaagtttaatacaACTTTGCtttcagaaccaaaaaaaaaaaatttcttaccAAAATACCAGATGAAGAAAGCAGCAACTGCACAACAAATGACTAGTAAAATGGATAATACAATGACTATGGTTTTCTTCACACCTGAgatgaaagcaaggagaaaaagagaagttagGTTCACAAATAAGCTAATTTCCAGCCACCAGCACCATCTATTTCCTTGACATTAAAAACAGGCATTTTTTGCCAGACAGACTTTTCTCCATTTCACCACCCTTCCTCCAAATTGCCCAGGTTCCTGTCCAGTTACACTGGCATCCCAGCCAGCTATTACTTCTTCATGCACGGGAAGGTGGCTTCTTCGATACAGGAGTTGGAAGGGAAGATCCCTTTTATTTGTTATCTTACTTTGGAAGACCTGAAGTCTAAAATTAGAAGAAATCCCGACAAAACTTACTTAATGCACATGTTCTCCCAGATGAACGTGCTACTGGCCTACTCGACTGATGGGTAGCAACCCTTGGGACACAGCTTGGCACTGATGGAGCATTTGTTGAGAAGTACTGTGGATACGGGTTAGCATCTACTGGCTGCCTGGCAGAATAGACATTTTCTGGCTGAAAGCCATGATTTTCATAGTATGGCGGTGGACCCTAAATGATAATGTTGaggggaaggaaacaggagaaaatgaaaaacagcaggCAAGACTGAAATTAGGACAAAATAAGTTTCAAATGCCATTTACATTCAGAGCCCTACTAAGTAATTCTGCCAATGCAGAAATATAccatgcatgcatacacataccAGTGACTCCAATTTACATGGAGAAAGAGATTCAAAGTACATGCCTAATACCTCACActttgaataataaaaataacagagagTGAGACTGGAAGGCATATGAAGAGCTCAGTTTCCTGATCCGAAGTAACTCAACCTAAGAAGAATTCTTGAGCCCAGCCCTCCAGCTGGCCGCACAAGCCATCGCACTGGAACATCTGACAGGGTAGAAATAAGCAGCAAGGACAGTTTTAGGCAGTACTGTCATTGAAAGAAATGCTGATGAGTAACAGCCTTTGTGTGTGCAGTTGTCTGGTTCTAGCATAAATGCTTACTGCCCCGTTTTGTCCTATGACAACACCAGGTATACCAAGCAATTTCTGAAACGCACTGGCCTACAGCAGGTTGTGGAATATTTATCGTGGAAGAGCTTTAAGAACTAGTTAGAAGCCATTCCAATCTATCCCTCCAAAATAACCTTTAGAAGTGTAAATCTCTCCCAGGAGTATTTGAGCACTTGAAACGCTACTTAATTCAAGCCTCTTACACCTGCCTCACAGTATATCTTTCcctttttgcagaaaataaaacacaacaaatacTCCACATTTTAAAAGACTTGTTAACCAGGACATCACTCAATAGGCTGTTacttgtaaagaaataaaacctcattaaaaaaaaaaaaaaaaatcagaggggaATATTTTGTTTACTTACTACAGTAGAGGTCATCTTTCCTTTGTCAGCAGTACCAAAACAATTCAAGTGTTTGGAAGTAAAGCGTGAACctagatatatattaaaaaaaaaaacaacaaccacaaaaaaaaaaaaaaaacaaaacagaaaacaatcacAACCAGAAGCTTTGTCCACCTTTCTTGTcgtttttttctttggaaaaatgccaaatctgggaggaaaaaaaaatatggacgTATTTCAAGAGCGGATACAAATTAAGGTGCAGCATGAAATCGTATCTCAATAGCCTCTCAATACAACCTTGAGGATTATATAGTGGCAACTATTCATTAACACGAGCGCCACACAAACCGAGAAGATTAAGTTAGTGCTCACTCTGCTGACAGAATGAGAGTTAAAGAATATCCTGGC
This region includes:
- the TMPRSS2 gene encoding transmembrane protease serine 2; the protein is MTSTVGPPPYYENHGFQPENVYSARQPVDANPYPQYFSTNAPSVPSCVPRVATHQSSRPVARSSGRTCALSVKKTIVIVLSILLVICCAVAAFFIWYFVENRCLDSLIECGSSGVCMPLSQWCDGVSHCPDGEDETRCVRLFGPNFILEVYSPVSKSWYPVCQDDWNDDYGKIACKDMGYSVDTYYYSRGVATEVSFKSYMKLNTSAGNVDLYKKLYSSDSCASGNVVSLRCIDCGLSTKSVNIMNRIVGGSGAALGQWPWQVSLHVQGTHVCGGSIITRQWIVTAAHCVEGRFSDPYSWRVYAGILNQNEMLLRNGYRVQQIISHPDYDTDSKDNDVALMKLETPLSFTDTIRPVCLPNPGMMFQPNQQCWISGWGAEYQGGKTSNNLNYVMVSLIERSTCNSVYIYNGMILPTMICAGYLRGGIDSCQGDSGGPLVTNKNSVWWLVGDTSWGTGCASPNRPGVYGNMTVFTDWIYKNMQANR